The following proteins are encoded in a genomic region of Procambarus clarkii isolate CNS0578487 chromosome 23, FALCON_Pclarkii_2.0, whole genome shotgun sequence:
- the LOC123764124 gene encoding antigen LPMC-61-like produces MRSQSIAESCNQQVWEKQQVWEKQQVWEKQQLWEKQQLWEKQQLWEKQQLWEKQQVWEKQQVWEKQQLWEKQQVWEKQQVWEKQQLWEKQQVWEKQQLWEKQQVWEKQQLWEKQQVWEKQQLWEKQQLWEKQQVWEKQQLWEKQQVWEKQQVWEKQQV; encoded by the exons ATGCGCTCACAGAGCATAGCAGAGAGTTGTAAT cagcaggtgtgggagaagcagcaggtgtgggagaagcagcaggtgtgggagaagCAGCAGCTGTGGGAGAAGCAGCAGCTGTGGGAGAAGCAGCAGCTGTGGGAGAAGCAGCAGCTGTGGGAgaagcagcaggtgtgggagaagcagcaggtgtgggagaagCAGCAGCTGTGGGAgaagcagcaggtgtgggagaagcagcaggtgtgggagaagCAGCAGCTGTGGGAgaagcagcaggtgtgggagaagCAGCAGCTGTGGGAgaagcagcaggtgtgggagaagCAGCAGCTGTGGGAgaagcagcaggtgtgggagaagCAGCAGCTGTGGGAGAAGCAGCAGCTGTGGGAgaagcagcaggtgtgggagaagCAGCAGCTGTGGGAgaagcagcaggtgtgggagaagcagcaggtgtgggagaagCAGCAGGTGTGA
- the LOC138367677 gene encoding putative golgin subfamily A member 6-like protein 19, with translation MKGKMDKECFIRIVLPVCGGPLVTTTVKSVRLDQELDTSVDKTVERGTGKTEERYCQQPPSNSLVDQTNNLVDQTSSLVDQSSSLVDQSSSLVDQSSRLVDQSSRLVDQTSSLVDQSSSLVDQSSSLVDQSSRLVDQSSRLVDQSSSLVDQSSSLVDQSSRLVDQSSRLVDQSSRLVDQTSSLVDQSSSLVDQSSSLVDQSSRLVDQSSRLVDQSSRLVDQSSRLVDQTSSLVDQTSSLVDQTSSLVDQTCSLPTLPNRNKVPTFPCVMTPHTSGKETGPIPSFNKYISAYSSVRNEHPKQQQQYVIRSLRLDKLNKTPLLSTSQYP, from the exons ATGAAGGGGAAGATGGACAAGGAATGTTTCATCAGGATTGTTCTGCCGGTGTGTGGAGGACCGCTGGTGACTACCACAGTGAAAAGTGTTCGATTAGACCAGGAACTGGACACATCAGTGGATAAAACAGTGGAAAGAGGGACAGGAAAAACGGAGGAAAGAT ACTGCCAGCAGCCCCCATCAAACAGTCTGGTGGATCAGACCAACAACCTGGTGGATCAGACcagcagcctggtggatcagagcagcagcctggtggatcagAGTAGCAGCCTGGTGGATCAGAGTAGCAGACTGGTGGATCAGAGTAGCAGACTGGTGGATCAGACcagcagcctggtggatcagagcagcagcctggtggatcagAGTAGCAGCCTGGTGGATCAGAGTAGCAGACTGGTGGATCAGAGTAGCAGACTGGTGGATCAGAGcagcagcctggtggatcagagcagcagcctggtggatcagAGTAGCAGACTGGTGGATCAGAGTAGCAGACTGGTGGATCAGAGTAGCAGACTGGTGGATCAGACcagcagcctggtggatcagagcagcagcctggtggatcagAGTAGCAGCCTGGTGGATCAGAGTAGCAGACTGGTGGATCAGAGTAGCAGACTGGTGGATCAGAGTAGCAGACTGGTGGATCAGAGTAGCAGACTAGTGGATCAGACcagcagcctggtggatcagaccagcagcctggtggatcagaccagcagcctggtggatcagacctgcagcctg cCCACTCTACCCAACCGCAACAAAGTACCCACATTCCCATGTGTTATGACCCCACATACATCAG GAAAGGAGACTGGGCCTATTCCTTCATTCAACAAATACATATCTGCATACTCAAGTGTAAGAAATGAACATCcaaaacagcaacaacaatacGTGATCAGAAGCCTGCGTCTAGACAAGCTAAACAAGACTCCGCTACTCTCTACATCCCAGTACCCGTGA